In Mangrovivirga cuniculi, the following proteins share a genomic window:
- the fabD gene encoding ACP S-malonyltransferase gives MKKAYVFPGQGAQFPGMGRDLFDSFDLAKKRFEEANDILGFDISKIMFEGSAEELQQTKVTQPAVFLHSVIAAEVSENFSPDMVAGHSLGEFSALVANKTLSFSDGLTLVSKRAMAMQKACEQNPSTMAAILGLDDEVVEKICKEIDDVVVAANYNCPGQLVISGSNSGIETACNKMKEAGAKRALPLKVGGAFHSPLMSPAQEELEEAIKNTDFQNPICPVYQNYDAKPSTDLEVIKDKLIKQLTSPVRWTQTVQNMVEDGATDFIECGPGKVLQGLVKKIHRPAEVSGIQ, from the coding sequence ATGAAAAAAGCATACGTTTTTCCCGGACAAGGAGCGCAATTTCCGGGGATGGGAAGAGATTTATTTGATTCTTTTGATCTGGCAAAAAAAAGATTTGAAGAGGCTAATGATATTCTGGGCTTTGATATTTCGAAAATTATGTTCGAAGGAAGCGCTGAAGAGTTGCAACAGACTAAAGTAACCCAACCTGCAGTTTTTTTACACTCAGTAATAGCAGCGGAAGTTTCGGAGAATTTTTCGCCTGATATGGTTGCTGGTCATTCTCTGGGAGAATTTTCTGCTTTAGTAGCAAATAAAACTTTAAGCTTTTCAGATGGCCTTACTTTAGTTTCTAAAAGGGCTATGGCAATGCAAAAAGCATGTGAACAGAATCCTTCTACAATGGCAGCTATTTTAGGGCTGGATGATGAAGTGGTTGAAAAAATTTGTAAAGAAATAGATGATGTAGTAGTTGCAGCAAATTACAATTGCCCTGGTCAGCTGGTGATTTCCGGTTCAAATTCAGGAATTGAAACAGCCTGTAATAAAATGAAAGAAGCCGGAGCAAAAAGAGCACTTCCTTTGAAAGTTGGAGGAGCTTTTCATAGTCCATTAATGTCTCCGGCACAGGAGGAGTTAGAAGAGGCAATAAAAAACACAGATTTTCAAAATCCGATTTGTCCGGTTTATCAGAATTATGATGCTAAACCAAGTACCGATCTTGAAGTAATAAAGGATAAGTTGATCAAGCAATTGACTTCACCGGTAAGATGGACACAAACTGTTCAGAACATGGTTGAAGACGGAGCAACAGATTTTATTGAATGTGGCCCTGGGAAAGTATTACAAGGACTGGTTAAGAAAATACACAGGCCAGCGGAGGTTTCAGGTATTCAATAA
- the folK gene encoding 2-amino-4-hydroxy-6-hydroxymethyldihydropteridine diphosphokinase yields the protein MMKGIYLLLGTNLGERKENLKIASMKIEEQVGQILNYSSIYETAAWGKTDQPNFYNAVLEIEADISPEDLIKKCLLIEKEMGRKRIEKWAERLIDIDILYMDDWIVKTNDLRIPHPRIQDRAFTLIPMNELNKTFKHPIFLKTQHELLKSCSDNLKVKKIDKKKPEGDLRA from the coding sequence ATGATGAAAGGAATATACCTATTATTGGGAACGAATCTTGGCGAGAGAAAAGAAAACCTTAAAATCGCCTCCATGAAGATTGAAGAACAGGTGGGACAAATATTAAATTATTCGTCTATATATGAAACCGCGGCCTGGGGAAAAACGGATCAGCCGAATTTTTATAACGCTGTACTTGAAATAGAAGCTGATATCTCACCTGAAGACCTCATTAAAAAATGCTTGCTTATCGAAAAAGAAATGGGCAGAAAAAGAATTGAAAAATGGGCTGAAAGATTAATTGATATCGACATACTATATATGGATGACTGGATTGTAAAAACGAATGATTTACGGATACCCCATCCAAGGATTCAGGACAGAGCTTTTACGCTCATTCCAATGAACGAATTAAATAAAACTTTTAAACACCCGATTTTTCTCAAAACTCAACATGAGTTACTAAAGTCGTGCAGCGATAATCTAAAGGTGAAAAAAATTGACAAAAAAAAGCCCGAAGGAGATCTCCGGGCTTAA